The nucleotide sequence taataaagacAGTTAGTTGCTTTTGAATTTGTGTACTTACATAGATGCCTTGAAGAGTCATGTCAGGAAGTAAactacttttttcttttcctccatttttGGGTAGGTGAATAAAAAAGgtttttcctttctgttttttttggttatgataAAACATGGAGATGGTGCTTGGTCAACAAGTTGTTACCGTAACAACTGCAAATGAGTGAAAATCCTGTCATGTATATCATCACTCGTAAGATTTTTGGAGATGATTCAGCAAACATCCTTTAGTGGTCTGAAATCTGTTTGTGTGCCAAGTAGACTACCTGGTAGATGTCATATGTTCTCTCAGACCCAGGGCTAAATATTACTAAATATGATTGTAAATTCATTTTTCCATGGTACTATTTTCGAGTTTCCACTTAATTCCAAACTATCATATAATTCATATTGTTCTTCTCAGAGGGGACAAAAATTTCACCCAGCCCTCCACTTCTGACTATCCATATACCCAGTAAAAAGAGTAGAACTGGGATACTGCCAACTCCAAGATCTGAGGATGAGATATTGTCATCACCCAATGTGAAAGCAATACCTTTTGGTGAGCTTAAGAATGCTACTAGGGACTTCCAGGATGAAAATCTTATTGGAGAAGGAGGTTTTGGGTATGCTTATAAAGGATGGCTTGATGAACAGACTCTTACAGCTGTAAGGCCTGGATACGAAACTATTGTTGCTGTCAAGATGCTCAAACACCAAGGCTTCCAAGGCCATAAAGAGTGGCTGGTAGTTTTCGTGCACAATATACTTAGcagtttttgtttttacttaTTTGGATTTAGTCATTTACTAATAGCTCATTGGTTGCAGTCAGAAGTCAATTATCTTGGCCAACTTCATCATCCAAATCTGGTCAAACTTATTGGCTACTGCCTGGAAGGTGATGACCGGCTATTAGTCTATGAATTAATGCCCAATGGCAGCTTGGAGAATCATCTATTTGGAAGTTAGTTGAagttctatttttatttttatttttggctagATTTTCAAAGCATGCTTTGTTAGTCCCTATGATAATATCCCCCCTTCATGAAGTTAACAGAAGCCTAGAAGCCACAAAGTTTCTAGAGCTAACCTTGCAAAACAAATGTTGTTGTGATCACTAATTCTGAGGCCGTGCCTCATTTTCAGGGAGTTCACTACCTCTTTCATGGGAAACAAGGGTTAAGATTGCCATAGGTGCGGCTAGAGGGCTCACTTTTCTCCACAGCAACGAATCCCCAATCATATTCCGTGATTTTAAAGCTTCTAATATCCTGCTAGATTTGGTATGTGCACTAAAAGCAAACCATCTGCTTTAGCTTTGTGAGAGCGTGGGCTCAGTTGACATGATTCAGGGACCTGTTGACTGTTGTAGTTGGTTAAAGTTCTCTAAATCACGATGGTGTTTTTGCTTCAAATTTTGTGGTACAAAGTTGGAATTTGTTTAATGAATGGTTCAACACTTGCTATGCTACTTAATTTGCAGGAGTTCAATGCCAAACTTTCAGACTTTGGATTGGCAAAGGCTGGCCCAACTGGGGATCAGACTCATGTATCCACTCGTGTCATGGGCACTCATGGCTATACTGCCCCTGAGTACCTTACTACAGGTTTATCTCATGGCTAGCATTTTGTTGGTACATTTTGTAAAGCTATTAACCCTGTTGCTTCCCAGTTTCAAAGACTTGTCTGAATTTTGATCCTTTGCCATGCATTTCCATTGACTCATTAACCCTgttgtttgttttgattattctatataaatttttatttttcatccaatGAGAGGATCTTGTGCTTCTAACAAGACTGTGAATTGGTTTCACCTTTCACTGTCCGTTTGTTATTCTGCCTCTTTGTTCCtcaattgggggggggggggggggggggggggggttgatttTGACAACtcttttctttgaataattcaataaaattaaatttgtggcaaatttttgaatcaaaaagAGTTGTTTTCAGTTAAGGTGAACTTGCTAGAGAGTTTTTGCTTGCTACAAATGAAGGAAGTCTTCTGACGTCAAATTCATGTATCTAGGTGGTGCAATCTTGGACTTGTTCTCTAAAAACGCGTGCACTTGCATTTGTGAGCGTATTACAGCAAAGATAAAAATGCAGGCAAAATCTGTAAGAGGTCAAACATTTGATTGTGGACTTAAAACTCCCTTATTTGGCTGTACCACCAAGAATTGGAAAActacaatttcaaatttaaacttgAGGTTTCGGTCAAATGTAATGTTAActggggggggggcggggggggacTTTGGGCTTGATACGGGTGAAAAATCTATTTTTGCTGGCATTGTGCTTGGGATAATTTGTATTGCTTGTGCCTCGGGTTTATAGAATCTTTTGGTTAACTTGTTTTGGATGCTGAGATAAAAATCATGCACCAGTTTTGGAGATTTATTTTTGCAGTTAATCCTGTCTGGTCTCATAATGGCATTTGGCAATTTCTTTCAACTTTCCAAGATTCCATGTTTGCTTCCACATTAAACGATGATATTTTTTGTGGTGGTCTTGAAACAAAAACCCTGTCTGgaatgcttcatttttctcaagCATATATTCCCTTCCATAAGATTGTTCAGGTATAGCGTTCCATACACTCGTGCAAATTGTTTCCCCCCCTGGCAGGTAAGTTGACAGCAAGGTGTGACGTATATAGTTTCGGGGTTGTATTGCTGGAGCTGCTTGCAGGGCGGCGTGTGATTGACGGAACAAAGTCCGGTGATGAGGAGAAGTTGGTGGAGTGGGCAAAGGCTAACTTGAGGGAGCATCGTAGGCTATTTAGAATAATGGACACCAAGTTAGAGGGCCAGTATCCTAGAAAAGGCGCTTGGATCGCAGCCACGCTTGCAATACAATGTGTAAGAAGCGAGCCAAGAGCGCGACCCAAAATGGATGAGGTTTTAGATATTCTAGAACAGCTCCCGTCTCTCAAGTTTCCATCGGTAGCTTCCCGTCCAGAGCAATCAAAACTACCTAGGCCCCTTACCCCGACCCCGACATCCCAACCACCACCTGCATTGCCTCCCTGCTCAACATCTTAACTGAAGAGCTGCTGAGCAGGAGGCTCAATTTCGATCTCAATTAATGTAAATCCTTCCATTCAATTAGCATAATAGTAGTCCGAAGGAGATAAATTGTTGTCATACAGCATGCATACTCATGAACATCTCTTTCAATAGAACTAGGAAACATCTAATATATCATGTGTTTTGTGTTGCTTGGAAGAATTGAAGTCCAAGAAACTATGTATGCATCTTGAGTTAAAAAGTTACtaataaatcatttttattgcaAATATACCATCGGGACTGatcaaagtattttaaaataaaaaaaaaaaattgtatttacatGTGGTGGACTatggaattttaattttaacaacatCGTTTAGCaatttgttgaaattttttgttacttttatattttctgtaaTATACAGTTTGTAATTTTTCAATTGAATTTTCATTCCAAGATCTGAAtgcaaaaaatatgaagaaatgtGTGGAATCATAtttgtaataaataattgatttgGTGTTTATGGGAATAACTTCATTtgtaatgaaatattttcagtatcattaattaaaaataatcattcgACAAAATCAAATTGTCAACAATAGGGTAGGAAGGATCCATCCGACATTTGGAGCTTATATCAGTGCCatttaagtatttttaaaataattatagtaTCAAAATGTAgagaaatattaagaaaatatttttaaattatttttataatttttgaaaaaattcaatatcGTTTAGGAAATTGTGGAAAACGCAGGCGTTGACGAAAAATTTGTCtctaacataatattaattgtGATTTAGAGGCTGCCTCTGCGAACACCTCTCTCTCAGGTTACCATCGTCACAGCTTACAGCTGCTCTCTATCTCTCTGACCGTCCCCTTATCATCGCCCCCCTTGCCGCGCGGTTGCTCAGTGCTTGGTGCCGCTGTCGATTCACAATCTGGGCTGAGCAGccgtcgattcacaaacacgaATCGACGTTTCCGTGCTTGGTGCCGCCGTTTCCGTGTAACACGAATCGTCGCTACCCCTTGCCGGcgtcgattcacaaacacagACTCCGACTGCTGGGTGCCGCCGTCGATTCAGCTTAAAGGGGtatgatttcttttgtttttcttcttgtcTCTTTCTGGGTCTTATTTCTGGTGATTCTCGTATTGCTTCGTTTTGACTTGAAACGGTTTGTATGCTAATGATTTTGCTTTCATTGTGATAATTTGACTGTGTTGTTATAATCTTTCAGAGTTATGGGAACCATTTCTTGCTGGGGTTGTTGATTCGTGTCACCCTAATTTTGAGGCTGCCCCTGTTTGATCAAATAAAATCATTCAGAAATTTTACAAACTGAATTATTGTTGGTTTCCTTAATTTCAAAGTGATATTTGTCTGGTGGCAGTTAAAGGGATGTGCCCACTCTCATTTCAACCCAATAGATGCTTAGCATTTAGCAGAGGTGACTCTGTTATCCGTCCCAAGACTCCCAACCGGCCAACTGCGGCTATGTTTTTAACGACTCTGTCATCTCTCTATCTTCTCCGTTCCTCTTAATTGTACTGATTCAAGTTGCTAGGCTTTAGTCTGGGAATGAATTGAAGTGTGAACTTGGTCGATGTGTTGATTAAATGATATTGGGCTTGGTTGATGTCCAAGAGACCATAAAGAGAATGATGAAGTGGAGGAACTTTTATAAActgtattatatttgattattttcttttcttttcttttcttttcttttttaatttgttgtttgttttaaaTTAGTAAGTCATGGGTCTATAGAACTTATGTTTacatttgtttgaatgtattatggaatttatgtttattttttgattgaatAAGAATAActaactttataatttttatattaaaaattatatttgcaaaaatgcctctatattttttttatttatgtgtttccCCCGCATTTCCGCAtcttacttttttgaaaaatgccgTTTCCCCTTTTCCGTTTCGTATCATATTCTTGTACCGTTTTTGTTCCCGTGTAACCTAGCCCTCAAACTCCAGGTTTGTATTCAAACAATCAGACCCCTTTTGATTGATTCTACATTTGATTAGTTTGATCTTCATGCTTTTAATTCAAATTGGGACCATTTTGGGTGCATGCTTGTAGTTCTTGGAACTTGGGTTGATCTTGTTGATTTCAAACTTTACTTGATGGGTCGTGTTAATATGGTGGTCATAGCAGATTTCGAATTGtactttgaaattttcaagAAGTTTGAAGAGGATGGTGTTGGTGTTGGCCTTGGGGGATCTTCACATACCCCACAGAGCGCCTGATCTGCCTGCAAAATTCAAGTCCATGCTTGTTCCAGGGAAGATCCAGCACATCATTTGCACTGGGAATCTATGTATCAAGGTGGGTGTGTTTTGGAACACAGCTTTTAGTTTAGGGCTTTCTTGATTTACTTGTATTTTGTTTGCCTAATTTTTCTTGTCCTTTGTACTTCAACAATTACTTTCCCTTGTTTCCCTTTTCAGAATTAGATACAATCTTCCTGCAAAAAGTTAGTCAGATAAGAAAAAGGAGATTTTGGTGAAACTGTTTTCGTGTAAAACTTGCAACATGGACAAAACCCTTGTATGGCTTCTTCAACTTCTTGACAAAGAGTAATATTCCCTACATTGgtttgaatattatatatatatatatatatattcacacatATCAATTTGCCAAGTCCAAAAAATTGGGCTGCTATCATAAACCTTTGTAACAGCTAAGTTCATGAGTTTCTTGTTTCTAactaacttttattttttactcatCTATTATAAGTGATTTCTGGCTTCTCTTAGACTCTCATTTTTGTAGAATGGCTCAGAAATGTTAAGCACGAACTGATAGAAAAAGTGCAGCAGGATAAACAACATATGATTGTGATTGGTTTGAGGGATTGATATAACCATACATTTGAGTAGagaaatgataaatttaattgattaatgcCAGAAGAAGGCTTCAATAAGGGTGGCCTTCTAGCTGATTAAAAGATTGCTCAATTTTAACCTGGGTGTCATGGGCTTAAACCTCTGGAACGTCAGTTCTCTGTGTGAAAgataagaatatattttatctaaccCTCAGAACATTTAACAGCTGCCCCCTTTTGTCCTAGTAGCACTTTTTCTATGGGTGTTTCCAATATTGCCGCCAAAATATTGAACTGTAATAATCAATGTTCTAATATAT is from Diospyros lotus cultivar Yz01 chromosome 2, ASM1463336v1, whole genome shotgun sequence and encodes:
- the LOC127794237 gene encoding probable serine/threonine-protein kinase PBL3, which codes for MGNCFNAKAPPEVGDFANSKPHSEGTKISPSPPLLTIHIPSKKSRTGILPTPRSEDEILSSPNVKAIPFGELKNATRDFQDENLIGEGGFGYAYKGWLDEQTLTAVRPGYETIVAVKMLKHQGFQGHKEWLSEVNYLGQLHHPNLVKLIGYCLEGDDRLLVYELMPNGSLENHLFGRSSLPLSWETRVKIAIGAARGLTFLHSNESPIIFRDFKASNILLDLEFNAKLSDFGLAKAGPTGDQTHVSTRVMGTHGYTAPEYLTTGLSHG